A stretch of Acidimicrobiales bacterium DNA encodes these proteins:
- a CDS encoding FAD-dependent oxidoreductase: MSVYGAAWCPHCKRVKKFLAGHRIKYENVDVDEHPEAVERLKELQDGGQIIPTVVYPDGTHDVNPSDEALARRIGLPLQAERAAYDLVIVGGGPAGLAAAIYAAREGIDAIVVDGSALGGQAGISDRIDNYPGFPDGISGGELADRFVAQARRYGVELLSAVSVIGVRHDADDLVTSLSSGQELTSHAVIIATGSAYRRLDVPGEDELLGAGVHFCATCDGPFYKGADEVVVIGGGNSALEEGLHLSEFAKRVRVLTRSNISATPILQERVKSDPQFTVHTGMDIVELEGERGRFAAVVARDRASGDTRRFPAAAAFVFIGLKPNSEFLGNEIERDSGGFLVTSPTMETSMPGVFAAGDVRAGSTKQLGSAVGDGIAALLMTRRYLEAHHHKARSLVDA, encoded by the coding sequence ATGAGCGTCTACGGCGCGGCATGGTGCCCGCACTGCAAGAGGGTGAAGAAGTTCCTCGCGGGGCACCGGATCAAATACGAGAACGTCGACGTCGATGAGCACCCCGAGGCGGTCGAGCGGCTCAAGGAACTTCAGGACGGCGGGCAGATCATCCCGACCGTGGTCTACCCCGACGGAACCCACGACGTGAACCCGAGCGACGAGGCTCTTGCAAGGCGAATCGGGCTGCCACTTCAAGCTGAGCGCGCCGCCTACGACCTGGTCATCGTCGGCGGAGGTCCCGCGGGTTTGGCCGCGGCGATCTACGCCGCGCGCGAGGGCATCGACGCGATCGTGGTCGACGGGAGCGCACTCGGAGGCCAGGCCGGGATAAGCGACCGGATCGACAACTATCCGGGCTTTCCGGACGGAATATCCGGCGGCGAGCTGGCGGATCGTTTCGTGGCGCAGGCGCGGAGATACGGGGTCGAGCTGCTATCCGCGGTATCGGTCATAGGAGTCCGTCACGACGCGGATGATCTGGTGACGTCGCTGAGCTCAGGACAGGAGTTGACCTCGCACGCGGTGATCATCGCAACCGGTTCCGCGTACCGCCGGCTGGACGTCCCCGGAGAGGACGAGTTGCTTGGTGCAGGCGTGCACTTCTGCGCGACTTGCGACGGGCCGTTCTACAAGGGTGCCGACGAAGTCGTGGTCATCGGAGGCGGCAACTCGGCGCTCGAGGAGGGACTCCACCTTTCCGAGTTCGCCAAGCGGGTGCGGGTACTTACCAGGTCGAACATCTCGGCGACGCCGATCCTGCAGGAACGGGTGAAGTCCGATCCGCAATTCACGGTTCACACCGGGATGGACATCGTGGAGCTCGAGGGGGAGCGAGGACGGTTCGCAGCCGTGGTGGCGCGCGATCGTGCGTCCGGCGACACGCGTCGATTTCCGGCGGCGGCCGCGTTCGTTTTCATTGGCCTCAAGCCGAACTCAGAATTCCTGGGCAACGAGATCGAACGCGATTCGGGCGGCTTTCTCGTGACGAGTCCCACGATGGAGACGTCGATGCCTGGTGTGTTCGCGGCTGGCGACGTGCGTGCTGGTTCGACCAAGCAACTCGGCTCGGCAGTCGGGGACGGAATTGCCGCACTGCTCATGACCCGCCGCTATCTCGAGGCCCACCATCACAAGGCCAGGTCGCTGGTCGACGCCTGA